From a single Streptomyces misionensis genomic region:
- a CDS encoding decaprenylphospho-beta-D-erythro-pentofuranosid-2-ulose 2-reductase, with translation MKDALALPKSLLVLGGTSEIGLATARRLIARGARTVWLAGRPSPALDRAAEELRALGTDVRTIGFDALDPTAHEAALGKVFAEGPVDLVLLAFGVLGDQAHDEREPLRAVRVAQTNYTGAVSAGLIAASALQSQGHGTLVVLSATAGERARRADFIYGSSKAGLDTFAQGLGDALYGTGVRVMVVRPGFVRTRMTAGRPREPFATTPQAVATAIELGLRRGSETVWVPGALRLVMAAVRHAPRALLRRLPL, from the coding sequence GTGAAGGACGCCCTCGCCCTGCCCAAGTCCCTGCTGGTCCTCGGCGGCACCTCCGAGATCGGTCTCGCCACCGCCCGCCGGCTGATCGCCCGCGGCGCCCGCACCGTGTGGCTGGCCGGCCGCCCCTCCCCCGCCCTGGACCGGGCCGCCGAGGAGCTGCGCGCCCTCGGCACCGACGTCCGCACGATCGGCTTCGACGCCCTCGACCCCACGGCCCACGAGGCCGCGCTCGGCAAGGTGTTCGCCGAGGGCCCCGTCGACCTGGTGCTGCTCGCCTTCGGCGTCCTCGGCGACCAGGCCCACGACGAGCGCGAACCGCTGCGCGCCGTGCGGGTCGCCCAGACCAACTACACCGGGGCCGTCTCCGCGGGCCTGATCGCCGCGAGCGCTCTTCAGTCCCAGGGCCACGGCACCCTCGTCGTCCTCTCCGCCACCGCCGGCGAGCGCGCCCGCCGCGCCGACTTCATCTACGGCTCCAGCAAGGCGGGCCTGGACACCTTCGCCCAGGGCCTCGGCGACGCCCTGTACGGCACGGGGGTGCGGGTGATGGTCGTACGCCCCGGCTTCGTGCGCACGCGGATGACGGCGGGCCGGCCGCGGGAGCCGTTCGCCACCACCCCGCAGGCCGTCGCCACCGCGATCGAGCTGGGGCTGCGCCGGGGCTCGGAGACGGTGTGGGTGCCCGGTGCGCTGCGGCTGGTGATGGCCGCGGTGC